Part of the Pseudomonas lijiangensis genome is shown below.
CTGCGCCTGGCAATAAATATCCCGGGCGCTCATCCGTTTTTCCTGTCGTAGGCAGATTGTTGTGGCCTGTTCGCGAATAAATTCGCTCCCACAATAAATAGCCGTGTGGGAGATTCTATGGTTGTGATCAAGCCATAACCCACCCTTTGGTTTGATATTCGCTCTGATTCTTCATCAGGGCGAATGCCACCCGAGCGAGTTTACGAGCGAGCATGACGAGCACTTGTGTGGTCGCTTTTCCACGGCTGCGATGATGGTCGTAAAACTCTTTCCAGGCACTTGATCGGCTCGCGGACATGGCGGCGTTGTGCAGCAATCGGCGGATCTCCGAGCAACCTCGCTTGGTCAGGGATCGGCGGCCATTTTTTTGGCCTGAGTCAGTCACCCTCAGGTCCATGCCCAAAAAGGCGATGTATGAATCGCTACTCGTGAAGTCGCCTCGGCTGTAAGCCATGACCAGAGCGGTCGCGGTCAGAAAACCGATGCCTTCGACAGCTTGGCATCGGGCGACTTGCTCCAGCAGGCCGGCTTCGCGCAAGACCTCCTTGAGCTTCTTCTGGATCAACAGGTCCAGCCGCTCGATGGACTTGAGGAAAGCTGCGAAGGCGGCTTTCAAACTGGCGTCATTGGCCCAGCTCTGGGTCAGGCTAGTTTTGGCCTGAACCAGCGAAGCCCTGCGGCGCAGAAGGCTTTGCAGCTTGCCATAGACGGCTGGAGGCGGGGTCCAGGGGCGTAGATCTTCGCCTTCGTTTTTCAGAAAACGGGCCAGAAGCCGAGCATCGGAAGCGTCCGTTTTGCTACGACCACCAATGCCTTTACGGTAATTGCTCAGTTGAAAACCGTCGATGATGTAGACGTCAAAACCAGACTCGTAAGCCAGCTCGACCAGATCGACGTGATAAATATTGGTCGCCTCAACAGCAATGGCAGTGGGCCTCGGCAACGTTTTGAGCCAGCGCTTTATGGCGGGCTTTTCATTGGCTATCGAGGTGAGCAGATCCAGGTCTGCCTGATAGGTAACGAGTTCAATCTTGGCAACATCCACGCCCACGATTGACTGCGAAACGCGCATTGCCATGGGCACTTCTCCACGCTAAGGTTTTACGGCTTGAGGGGGTTCACCCAGAGGCGCAGGCTTGTTTCTATCGTCGCTTGAACGAAGCATTCTTTATCGGCGCTTTTGGTGGAAGGGGTGAGGCGAGGTCTCCCACGGTCTGTACTGTGGCTGCAGTCAGATGCGAATTGTTCGTCCCACCACCCCTTCAAGCTCTACCATACAAGCGAATTTATTCGCGAAAACCATCCACTCCTGTAGCCTTGCATGCCCCCTGCCCGAGCCTTTCATAGGGAAGTTCAATGAAACGCATCCTTGCCATTCTCGCCCTCCTCATCGCGCTGCTTGCCGCAGGCGCTGGCTGGTATATCCATAGCAAACAGCCCGTGCGCGACGGCGAGATCGTCATGTCGAACCTCCAGGCGCCGGTCAGCGTGCGCTACGACGAGCGCGGCGTGCCGCATATCCGGGCCGGGAACGAAGCGGACATGTACCGCGCACTCGGTTACGTGCATGCCCAGGACCGTCTGTTCCAGATGGAGATGCTGCGCCGTCTGGCGCGTGGCGAGCTGGCTGAAATCCTCGGGCCGAACCTGATCGGAACCGACAAAATGTTCCGCAGCCTGCGCATCCGCGAACACGCCGATGCCTACGTCGCCCGCCAGAACCCGAGCACCCCGACCTGGAAAGCGCTGCAGGCCTATCTGGATGGCATCAACCAGTATCAGGACACTCATGCAAGGCCGATGGAGTTCGATGTGCTGGGCATCCCCAAACGCCCTTTCACGGCTGAGGACACCCTGAGTATCGGCGGCTATCTGGCCTACAGCTTTGCCGCGGCCTTTCGCACCGAACCGTTGCTGACCTATGTGCGCGACCAGCTTGGCCCACAGTACCTGAAAGTGTTCGATCTGGACTGGCATCCTCAAGGCATGCTCGACCAGAAACCCGCCCTGGCCAGCGATGACTGGAAAGACCTCAACACCCTGGCGCAACTGAGTCACGAAGCGGTTGCCGCCGCAGGTCTGCCACAGTTTGAGGGCAGCAATGCCTGGGCCGTTTCCGGCAGCCGCACCCAAAGCGGCAAACCCTTGCTGGCGGGCGACCCGCACATCAGCTTTTCCGTGCCGTCGGTATGGTACGAAGCGCAGCTCAGCGCACCGGGCTTCGAGCTGTACGGCCATTATCAGGCCCTCAACCCGTTTGCCTTCCTGGGGCACAACATGGATTTCGGCTGGAGCCTGACCATGTTCCAGAACGACGATGTGGACCTGATCGCCGAGAAGACCAACCCCGAAAACCCGAACCAGGTCTGGTATCAGGGCAAATGGGTGGACATGACCAGCAGCGAGCAACAGATCAAGGTCAAGGGTCAGCCCGATGTGACCCTGACACTGCGCCAGTCGCCACACGGCCCGATCGTCAACGACGTGGTGGGCAAGAACGGGGGCAAGGCTCCGATTGCCATGTGGTGGTCGTTCCTGGTGTCGGAAAACCCGGTGCTCGACGGTTTCTACGAAGCCAACCGCGCCAACACCCTGGAAAAGATGCGCAATGCCGCCGAGAAGATCCAGTCGCCGGGCCTGAATATCGTCTGGGCCAACCATCAGGGCGATATCGGCTGGTGGGCCGCCGCGCAATTGCCGATCCGGCCAGAAGGGGTCAACCCCGCTTACATTCTGGATGGCAGCACGGCGCAGGCCGACAAGCTGGGCTTCTACCCGTTCAGCGCCAACCCGCAGGAAGAAAACCCGGCTCGCGGCTATATCATCTCGGCCAACTTCCAGCCGCTGTCCCCGACCGGCATGCAGATTCCGGGCTACTACAACCCCGCTGACCGCGGGCAATACCTGAACAGGCAACTGAGCGACCCGGCAATCAAGTGGGACCTGGAGAACAGCAAGGCGCTGCAACTGGGCACCCGCACCGACTACGCCCAAAGCATCCTGACGCCACTGATTCCGGTATTGCGCAGCGTGATTACCGAACCGGATGAACTGGCGCTGGTGGAGCGTCTGGCGCAGTGGAAAGGCGACTATCCGCTGGATTCGGTAGGCGCGACTCTGTTCAGCCAGTTCCTGTTCGACCTGACGGAAGAAACCTTCCATGACGAACTGGGTGACGGTTTCTTTGAAACCCTGACCACCTCCCGCGTGCTGGATGCTGCCCTGCCCCGTCTGGCGGCCGATGCGGATTCACCCTGGTGGAACAACCGCAACTCGCCCCATACCGAGAGCCGCGCCAACACCGTCAAGGTCGCCTGGCGTGCCAGTG
Proteins encoded:
- a CDS encoding IS110 family transposase, coding for MAMRVSQSIVGVDVAKIELVTYQADLDLLTSIANEKPAIKRWLKTLPRPTAIAVEATNIYHVDLVELAYESGFDVYIIDGFQLSNYRKGIGGRSKTDASDARLLARFLKNEGEDLRPWTPPPAVYGKLQSLLRRRASLVQAKTSLTQSWANDASLKAAFAAFLKSIERLDLLIQKKLKEVLREAGLLEQVARCQAVEGIGFLTATALVMAYSRGDFTSSDSYIAFLGMDLRVTDSGQKNGRRSLTKRGCSEIRRLLHNAAMSASRSSAWKEFYDHHRSRGKATTQVLVMLARKLARVAFALMKNQSEYQTKGWVMA
- a CDS encoding penicillin acylase family protein; the encoded protein is MKRILAILALLIALLAAGAGWYIHSKQPVRDGEIVMSNLQAPVSVRYDERGVPHIRAGNEADMYRALGYVHAQDRLFQMEMLRRLARGELAEILGPNLIGTDKMFRSLRIREHADAYVARQNPSTPTWKALQAYLDGINQYQDTHARPMEFDVLGIPKRPFTAEDTLSIGGYLAYSFAAAFRTEPLLTYVRDQLGPQYLKVFDLDWHPQGMLDQKPALASDDWKDLNTLAQLSHEAVAAAGLPQFEGSNAWAVSGSRTQSGKPLLAGDPHISFSVPSVWYEAQLSAPGFELYGHYQALNPFAFLGHNMDFGWSLTMFQNDDVDLIAEKTNPENPNQVWYQGKWVDMTSSEQQIKVKGQPDVTLTLRQSPHGPIVNDVVGKNGGKAPIAMWWSFLVSENPVLDGFYEANRANTLEKMRNAAEKIQSPGLNIVWANHQGDIGWWAAAQLPIRPEGVNPAYILDGSTAQADKLGFYPFSANPQEENPARGYIISANFQPLSPTGMQIPGYYNPADRGQYLNRQLSDPAIKWDLENSKALQLGTRTDYAQSILTPLIPVLRSVITEPDELALVERLAQWKGDYPLDSVGATLFSQFLFDLTEETFHDELGDGFFETLTTSRVLDAALPRLAADADSPWWNNRNSPHTESRANTVKVAWRASVSHLKSMYGNNPDGWTWGKVHTLTHGHPLGSQKPLNHIFNVGPFAAPGSHEVPNNLSSRLRTAPWPVNYGPSTRRLIDFADPAHSLGINPVGQSGVPFDRHYSDQAKAFINGEYVPQRFSEKDVDEHTEGLLELVPGK